The following are encoded in a window of Dysidea avara chromosome 4, odDysAvar1.4, whole genome shotgun sequence genomic DNA:
- the LOC136253267 gene encoding leucine-rich repeat serine/threonine-protein kinase 1-like: protein MARKSGLFGGLFGASCMLDVSLLDDLPALIAQLDAPHPARALVETRDSNGYTLLHHAAINGNVKAANVLLGKGADANARSHLQVTPVHLAARNSQLECLHALLDYGGSHECQDNEGKTPLDYAQQEGHNLCVHLLTKYSAHIQESYEGSLSNLMDELEIVMARDPLLSSYDMVITQNMLTSAISEMGDDEIVNKKYHINCHTELKSKVPDAISNKLKTLTDCTLLHIACYFGKTQVVQYLLSNYSEMLFSKSIEGYTPLHVAVIRDQQIVVDSLLRELNKIVSINISTSVSMALNEDQALPPQWKRQRSSANLPAAAVRAVGVINAVTSTGHTVLHLAAILNHVMLLDHLLSLLDPLQVDIEAKDMVEFTPLHAATFSKATEAVALLLQCNANPNTTSGMTSYTDVFRTPLAQACGLCHQDIFSTLLQGGATDNDLVAVKWCLNCHQHDKATEEIFVKLLATFIKRDELSRVAKSHRREGGLSISKAVSVDWSNIPLKIIEVSWLKLALQHNQNFSAPKPDSLVQNVTSLAISNCSLTALPLELFQLPELVSLNVSNNKITTIPAAEENCELLENSGWTCTTLAKLDFSNNKFAKIPEFLFGLPKLKSLDVSSNCLTTVSVRLWITPQLCEFCCAHNKITVIPSDWKECLDRVAQDVPVQSYRARNNRHQLHSRLSGSLSSMVSGDARFSTITEDSENYSLTPPVNIKSSHGYLYNTESDSDSEDKDESGSSCAYSSHTTLQNRMIITSSSGLVVDWEKEQDVDDKSVFLMMLDFSHNQLTCIPPDLACLAPKLVRLNLSHNELTSVFFPKGFPADLKHLNLSHNPLSIVNSESNLTMALPCTNPHTPQTDWNYTALCQHRSHSQLIKLQFLDLSNCNLSAVNFYTPLQSQKELHDKIRTYARMPKAKQLEQVPLLAAVSSSAKKFDEIEPLAKLVFPLLSRLLLKHNNLRAVPDSVCDMVALSSLDLSHNPIIELDKEMGQLCNLWEFPLEGLQLISPPQNILARGKTKDIVGFLASLLKRSQPYHRMKLMLVGRSERGKTTLLNKITEKGITSKMPRWGEHHQPSTKNGEAPVTVGIAVSNWTYGSRLTVKGKVKRITFKTWDFAGQEDYYATHQYFLSQRSLYLAVWNITHGREGVEELKSWLLNIQARAPCSPVIVVGTHADRVTDRNTLTENMRLVKTMYGDKDNQLEGYPPIMANVAVSNVSGAGIKDLREKIFTIASDLKEMSGHRHSNIHYRSAATARLLMDQLVPASYLQLEDTVRKIAHQYHINQKPPVLSAQEFRREVFKDPNVRISKDINDKELEQAVRFLHDNGTMLHYEDTVLNDFYFVDPQWLCDLLAHIVTVRQINPFVIEGIMMLKDLSQIFRSKEFPIRWQKEYLHLLTRFEVAIQLDNESILIPSFLPEKPPTLPRTMIPPEVVCLPPICYFLMTTFVPVGFWSRLMSRLFADTSITLLAKEGCGVTKSNEANSPALNWIKSRCSLELQYGNLTLFRLAEVKDNYFSDPTVTHVSVFKNSTFRKRLNKGFCGISLEVMDIYPVIKHAEQKFLERLAASDKKGSEQPHQCEEMAEDRTNRLLAANNPPATLQKNNTGITTVEVHNTVETQNGDNDNKTTVEVPPYLDPTQRPKKHKYEIIGETVVKGPKDYYNTIYEALDLAAFKSHRPSMTASFAVDSQAVDALALDKQSRHPSTTSLSSANTYRHSSTRSSSQTGGVTGVSLRPSFSTDASGSPNFHFRRQGSKGHSSSQTPASSFKSNDLLTASGRSQRSLSTFAPRSRRSTRLSTKPKPLKSIGIDEVAHDRMRAGLVTKVMEHVTILVHEWFSGIKPQLLIPCPYCMESKPHTTENQPIHIQRTYASPAVMIGLTLPVQKGGTYPDVTNAFVYNFDDCVWISRTSSVVYCPAHGDIPLKYFVPDVMFSSLGDNMIMKRDQITVLELLGEGTYAKVFKVTLTQDLSVDMKTAAMKSFTKKEWTSADELIAESAVSEALTESNTQVDKSNDSSSVSVVFPKRPKISMGRMAEAHQNMRNELSVLSQLQHENIISLLGVVVTPPSILIEYAPMGTMKLVYETYHQSSQRLSPCVSQITIVQIASGIEFLHKRSIVYRDLKGDNVLVWRFPTPNNPPLVATNNEVLIKLSDYGISQFASINGLRGFAGTPGFIAPEIIKYHGKEVYSNKVDIFSLGMVIYELITLHPPYDKFNQQQANQAIESGVRPSLSKKDLNSLILQRELMIWCWQQDPEMRPTATQVVEVARSQQFCRLVDGIRIDNDGRVLCVCHREIPITLRQKTRDLRKRNASSGFIDLSTSYNKRDRSTSVPLSERDINIGHSDDHHDFESFYGSMFHPPDQTTSDDVSFSSSTLERKVDVVHKHEVWVSSSDVHCSRVTLLDYCGRFTGVQDLHVSSSPILSICLIHDMVWMGSEVGYLYIYNANRRLPMAQAWLEDKFPILSILHVKDTKLVYIALENGSVYAVKDDISVEMSMAGVQPALINLNVVAKHKKFNTISACLTAVPTIESTFEIWVGQKDRHISVLNAENLDTVASLQVTSDASKVPHYVAHLTVANLVCHSTMMPAPTVVIGDSDVTRNGGDFWEGRESVSVFAALYHGQFITQWDANTRENIDILNCSDYVKDNPGDVPHISSLHIVDMDLFVGLLNGKLLMVDLITMSPIAVFHCHEDRVKPIFSLKVTSGSWQHKTKYHLMSCGSGFRSYFKTATGGEDSSVLRRPSQLLVWDIDRL from the exons acaCCAGTTCACTTGGCAGCTCGTAATAGCCAGTTGGAGTGTCTACATGCTCTCCTTGACTATGGTGGAAGTCATGAGTGCCAAGATAATGAAGGGAAAACCCCTCTTGACTATGCCCAGCAGGAGGGCCATAATCTATGTGTTCACCTCCTAACAAAATACTCTG CTCATATACAGGAGAGCTATGAAGGTAGTCTCAGTAACTTGATGGATGAGCTAGAGATAGTGATGGCGAGAGACCCTCTACTCAGCTCATATGATATGGTGATCACTCAGAACATGCTTACTAGTGCTATATCTGAAATGGGTGATGATGAGATTGTAAATAA GAAATATCATATCAATTGTCACACCGAGCTTAAGTCTAAAGTTCCAGATGCCATCTCAAATAAACTCAAAACTCTCACAGACTGCACTCTACTCCACATTGCGTGCTATTTTGGTAAAACTCAAGTGGTACAATACCTGCTGTCAAACTATTCAGAAATGTTATTCTCCAAGTCAATAGAAGGCTACACACCGCTACATGTTGCCGTGATACGTGACCAGCAAATTGTAGTGGATAGTTTGTTAAGGGAGCTTAACAAGATTGTTTCCATTAACATTTCAACTTCAGTTTCTATGGCACTTAATGAGGACCAGGCACTTCCACCACAATGGAAACGACAACGATCATCTGCCAATCTTCCTGCTGCTGCAGTGAGAGCTGTTGGAGTAATTAATGCAGTCACCAGTACTGGACATACAGTATTACATTTGGCTGCCATACTGAACCACGTGATGTTATTGGACCATCTACTATCACTCCTTGATCCACTACAGGTGGATATTGAAGCTAAAGACATGGTGGAGTTCACTCCACTACATGCTGCCACATTTTCGAAGGCCACAGAAGCTGTTGCTTTGCTGCTACAGTGTAATGCTAACCCTAACACTACTAGTGGAATGACTAGCTACACTGATGTGTTCAGGACTCCACTGGCTCAAGCTTGTGGTTTATGCCATCAAGACATATTTAGCACCTTGTTACAAGGTGGTGCTACTGATAATGACCTTGTCGCTGTGAAGTGGTGCTTGAATTGTCATCAACATGATAAAGCGACTGAAGAAATTTTTGTTAAGCTTCTGGCAACGTTTATTAAACGGGATGAGCTTTCCCGAGTAGCAAAGTCACATCGACGTGAAGGTGGTCTTAGTATATCAAAGGCTGTCTCAGTAGACTGGTCCAATATTCCACTGAAAATCATTGAAGTTAGCTGGTTGAAACTTGCCTTACAGCACAATCAAAATTTCTCTGCACCTAAACCAGATAGTCTTGTTCAGAATGTCACTTCACTAGCGATTTCTAATTGCTCCCTCACTGCTTTGCCTCTTGAACTATTCCAGTTACCAGAACTGGTGTCTTTAAATGTGTCAAATAACAAGATCACTACTATACCAGCAGCTGAGGAAAACTGTGAGCTATTGGAGAATTCTGGCTGGACCTGTACAACTCTAGCCAAATTGGACTTCTCTAATAACAAGTTTGCTAAGATCCCAGAGTTCTTGTTTGGCCTTCCCAAACTGAAATCCTTGGATGTGTCTTCGAATTGTTTAACTACAGTAAGTGTCAGGCTGTGGATTACTCCACAATTGTGTGAGTTTTGTTGTGCTCACAACAAAATTACTGTCATTCCATCTGACTGGAAAGAGTGTTTGGACCGAGTTGCACAAGATGTTCCTGTTCAAAGCTATAGAGCCAGGAATAATCGACATCAGCTCCACAGTAGATTGTCTGGGTCATTGTCATCCATGGTATCAGGTGATGCCAGGTTTAGCACAATCACAGAAGACTCTGAGAATTATTCACTCACTCCTCCAGTGAATATCAAAAGTTCCCATGGTTACCTATACAATACTGAATCTGACAGTGATTCAGAAGATAAGGATGAATCTGGATCATCGTGTGCCTACAGCAGTCATACGACATTACAGAATAGGATGATTATTACCAGTAGTAGTGGCCTAGTGGTGGACTGGGAGAAGGAACAAGATGTTGATGACAAGTCAGTGTTTCTGATGATGCTAGACTTTTCCCATAATCAGTTGACATGTATTCCACCTGACCTAGCATGCTTGGCACCTAAACTAGTTCGACTTAATCTCTCTCATAATGAGCTGACCTCTGTATTCTTTCCTAAAGGATTTCCAGCTGATTTGAAGCATCTAAATCTCTCACATAATCCGTTAAGTATTGTTAACAGTGAGAGTAACCTCACTATGGCTCTACCATGTACCAACCCTCATACCCCTCAAACTGATTGGAACTACACTGCTTTGTGTCAACATCGGTCGCACAGTCAACTAATTAAATTGCAATTCTTGGATCTGTCCAATTGTAACTTGTCAGCAGTTAATTTTTATACCCCACTACAATCACAGAAGGAGTTACATGATAAGATTAGAACATATGCTAGGATGCCGAAGGCAAAGCAGTTAGAACAGGTTCCCTTATTAGCTGCCGTTTCATCTTCTGCTAAGAAATTTGATGAAATTGAGCCGTTAGCCAAGCTTGTATTCCCACTGCTCTCCAGGCTACTCTTAAAGCACAATAACTTACGTGCTGTTCCTGATAGTGTCTGTGATATGGTTGCCCTAAGCTCCCTCGACCTCAGTCACAACCCCATTATCGAACTTGACAAGGAAATGGGGCAGTTGTGTAACCTGTGGGAATTCCCCTTGGAAGGACTTCAGTTGATTTCTCCTCCTCAAAATATTCTTGCTAGAGGAAAGACCAAGGACATTGTGGGATTTCTGGCCTCACTGTTGAAGAG GTCCCAACCTTACCATCGTATGAAGCTCATGTTGGTGGGGAGGTCAGAAAGGGGCAAGACAACATTACTCAACAAGATCACAGAGAAAGGAATCACCAGTAAGATGCCTCGTTGGGGAGAGCACCATCAACCATCCACTAAAAATGGTGAAGCTCCCGTGACTGTGGGAATTGCTGTCAGTAATTGGACATATGGTAGTCGGCTTACAGTAAAGGGTAAAGTGAAGAGAATTACTTTTAAGACCTGGGATTTTGCTGGCCAA GAAGACTACTATGCTACTCACCAGTACTTCCTGTCTCAGAGGTCACTCTACTTGGCTGTATGGAATATCACTCATGGCAGAGAAGGTGTTGAGGAGCTCAAGTCATGGCTACTCAACATACAG GCACGTGCTCCTTGTTCACCAGTGATTGTGGTGGGTACTCATGCTGACAGAGTGACTGATAGGAACACACTAACAGAGAACATGAGACTAGTTAAGACAATGTATGGGGACAAGGATAATCAGCTagaag GGTATCCTCCGATAATGGCCAATGTGGCAGTGAGTAATGTATCAGGTGCAGGGATCAAGGATCTCAGGGAGAAGATTTTTACTATAGCCAGTGATCTAAAGGAGATGTCAG GTCATCGTCATAGCAACATTCACTACAGATCGGCTGCAACAGCAAGATTATTAATGGACCAACTGGTACCAGCTAGTTATCTCCAATTAGAGGACACTGTACGTAAGATAGCTCACCAGTACCATATCAACCAGAAGCCTCCAGTACTATCAGCCCAGGAGTTCAG GAGGGAGGTGTTCAAGGATCCTAATGTTCGTATTAGTAAGGACATCAATGATAAGGAGTTGGAACAAGCCGTTAGGTTCCTTCATGACAATG GTACCATGCTGCACTATGAGGATACTGTACTGAATGACTTCTACTTTGTTGATCCTCAGTGGTTGTGTGACCTGTTAGCTCATATTGTGACTGTCCGCCAGATCAACCCGTTTGTAATTGAAG GCATAATGATGCTGAAGGATCTCAGCCAGATATTTCGTAGTAAAGAGTTTCCGATAAGATGGCAAAAAGAATACCTCCACTTGTTGACAAGATTTGAGGTGGCAATTCAATTAGACAATGAATCCATCCTCATCCCATCCTTCCTACCAGAGAAACCACCAACACTACCCAGAACAATGATACCTCCTGAAGTG GTGTGTCTTCCTCCAATTTGTTATTTCTTAATGACAACATTTGTTCCTGTTGGGTTCTGGTCACGACTGATGTCACGATTGTTTGCTGACACCTCCATCACATTACTGGCTAAAGAAGGTTGTGGTGTTACAAAGAGTAATGAAG CCAATTCTCCTGCACTGAACTGGATCAAGTCTCGATGTAGTTTGGAGCTACAGTATGGTAACCTCACACTGTTCCGTTTGGCAGAAGTGAAGGACAATTATTTCTCAGATCCCACTGTTACTCATGTATCAGTCTTTAAGAATAGCACATTTCGTAAACGTCTCAACAAAGGATTTTGTGGTATTTCATTGGAAGTGATGGACATATACCCAGTCATTAAACATGCTGAACAAAAATTTTTAGAACGTTTAGCTGCTAGTGATAAGAAAGGATCGGAACAACCCCACCAATGTGAAGAGATGGCTGAGGATCGTACCAACCGTCTGCTTGCAGCTAACAACCCACCAGCAACACTGCAGAAAAATAATACTGGAATAACCACTGTTGAAGTTCATAACACTGTTGAAACTCAAAATGGTGACAATGACAACAAGACTACAGTTGAAGTCCCTCCATACTTGGATCCAACACAAAGACCGAAGAAACATAAATATGAGATTATTGGTGAAACAGTTGTCAAGGGACCCAAAGATTATTATAACACCATTTATGAAGCTTTAGATCTTGCTGCATTCAAATCACATCGGCCTTCTATGACCGCATCATTTGCTGTTGATTCACAAGCAGTCGATGCTCTTGCTTTAGATAAACAGTCACGACATCCATCAACTACTAGTTTATCCTCTGCTAACACTTACAGACACAGCTCAACCAGGTCATCTTCTCAAACAGGTGGGGTTACAGGAGTCTCCTTGAGGCCTTCATTTTCCACTGATGCATCTGGTAGTCCAAATTTTCATTTCCGAAGACAAGGATCAAAGGGTCATAGTAGTAGCCAAACACCAGCATCTAGCTTTAAAAGTAATGATCTGTTGACTGCCTCAGGTCGTAGTCAGCGGTCATTGTCAACTTTTGCACCTAGAAGCAG GAGGTCGACACGACTCTCAACTAAACCTAAACCTCTGAAGTCAATAGGAATTGATGAAGTAGCTCATGATAGGATGAGGGCTGGACTAGTCACTAAAGTGATGGAACATGTCACAATACTAGTTCATGAGTGGTTCTCTGGTATCAAACCACAACTACTGATCCCTTGTCCATACTGTATGGAGTCCAAGCCCCACACTACAGAAAATCAACCCATCCATATTCAACGAACATATGCCAGCCCTGCTGTAATGATAGGACTGACTTTACCTGTACAGAAAGGAGGGACTTATCCAGATGTGACTAATGCATTTGTGTATAACTTTGATGACTGTGTGTGGATCTCACGAACATCTTCTGTTGTATACTGTCCCGCACATGGAGATATTCCACTGAAGTATTTTGTTCCTGATGTG ATGTTTTCTAGTTTGGGTGACAACATGATCATGAAACGTGATCAGATAACAGTGCTGGAGTTACTAGGGGAAGGGACTTATGCTAAAGTGTTCAAGGTCACCTTAACACAAGACCTCTCT GTTGATATGAAAACAGCCGCAATGAAGTCATTCACAAAGAAGGAATGGACTAGTGCTGATGAGTTGATAGCTGAATCAGCAGTTTCTGAAGCACTGACAGAGTCCAATACACAAGTGGATAAGTCAAATGACAGCTCATCAGTATCTGTTGTCTTCCCTAAGAGACCTAAGATATCAATGGGGAGAATGGCTGAAGCACACCAGAACATGCGTAATGAATTGTCTGTACTCTCAcaattacaacatgaaaatattATAAGTCTTTTGGGTGTGGTGGTGACTCCACCatctattctaatagagtatgcTCCAATGGGTACCATGAAGCTGGTGTATGAGACTTACCATCAGAGTTCTCAAAGACTATCACCTTGTGTCAGCCAGATCACTATTGTACAG ATTGCATCAGGGATAGAGTTCTTACACAAGAGGTCAATAGTGTATCGTGACTTGAAGGGTGACAATGTGTTGGTGTGGAGGTTCCCTACACCTAACAACCCACCATTGGTAGCTACCAACAATGAAGTACTAATCAAATTATCAGATTATGGGATTAGTCAGTTTGCCAGTATCAATGGATTACGTGGCTTTGCAGGAACACCGGGATTTATTGCTCCTGAAATCATAAAATATCACGGGAAGGAAGTGTACTCTAACAAG GTGGATATATTCTCACTGGGGATGGTAATATATGAACTGATTACTCTACATCCTCCTTATGATAAGTTCAATCAACAACAAGCCAATCAGGCAATCGAGAGTGGAGTACGTCCATCTTTGTCTAAAAAG GATCTCAACAGTCTTATTCTCCAGAGAGAATTGATGATATGGTGTTGGCAACAGGATCCTGAGATGAGACCAACAGCAACTCAGGTTGTTGAAGTTGCAAGAAGTCAACAATTCTGTCGTCTGGTTGATGGTATTCGCATTGATAATGATGGTcgagttttgtgtgtgtgccatCGTGAAATCCCTATTACATTGCGTCAAAAAACTAGAGACCTTAGGAAACGAAATGCTTCATCTGGTTTTATAGACTTGTCTACATCGTATAACAAACGTGATAGGTCAACGTCAGTACCACTGAGTGAAAGAGATATCAATATAGGTCATAGTGATGATCATCATGACTTTGAGTCATTTTATGGATCAATGTTTCACCCTCCTGACCAAACTACATCAGATGATGTGTCCTTTAGCTCATCAACACTAGAGAGGAAGGTGGATGTTGTACATAAACATGAGGTGTGGGTGTccagtagtgatgttcactgtTCTCGTGTCACATTGTTAGACTATTGTGGAAGGTTTACAGGAGTTCAG GACCTCCATGTTAGTTCTAGTCCAATACTGTCAATCTGTCTGATCCATGATATGGTATGGATGGGGTCTGaggttggctacttgtacattTATAATGCTAATAGGAGACTACCTATGGCTCAAGCTTGGCTAGAAGACAAATTTCCAATCCTTAGCATTTTACATGTGAAAGATACAAAACTTGTTTACATTGCACTGGAGAATGGTAGTGTTTATGCAGTGAAAGATGACATCTCGGTAGAAATGAGCATGGCTGGGGTACAACCAGCTCTTATTAACTTAAATGTTGTAGCCAAGCACAAGAAGTTTAACACCATATCTGCTTGCCTAACTGCAGTGCCTACCATTGAGTCAACATTTGAAATATGGGTTGGACAGAAAGACAGACACATATCTGTACTAAATGCAGAAAATCTAGACACTGTAGCCAGTTTACAAGTGACTAGTGATGCATCCAAGGTTCCCCATTATGTAGCCCATCTCACAGTAGCTAACCTGGTGTGTCATAGTACAATGATGCCAGCCCCCACTGTTGTTATTGGTGATAGTGATGTGACCAGAAATGGAGGTGATTTTTGGGAAGGGAGGGAGTCAGTGTCAGTGTTTGCAGCTCTATACCATGGTCAGTTTATAACTCAGTGGGATGCCAACACAAGAGAGAACATTGACATTTTGAATTGTAGTGATTATGTGAAGGATAACCCAG GTGATGTCCCACACATCTCATCACTACACATTGTTGATATGGACTTGTTTGTTGGTCTTCTCAATGGTAAACTGTTGATGGTGGACCTTATAACAATGTCACCAATTGCTGTGTTTCACTGTCATGAGGATCGAGTAAAGCCAATCTTTAGTTTAAAG GTGACCAGCGGGAGTTGGCAACACAAAACCAAATATCATCTGATGAGTTGTGGCAGTGGCTTTAGATCATATTTCAAGACTGCTACTGGTGGAGAGGATAGTTCAGTACTGAGAAGACCCAGTCAGTTACTGGTCTGGGATATTGACCGACTTTAG